The bacterium genomic sequence AAAGAGCTCGTCTTCATTATTCCCCCGTCCGTGCCGCCGGAGATTAGCGTTAACAGTGAAAATAAGAGACCTTCCTACTTAATGTACTACGAAGAGAGGAAAGTCCGCAAGGAATCGGGGAAAATAATTTCGGATGACGGAGGCTATTTTGTGACCGGGAGGTCCCCATCGCGGCCGTAATAGATCCGGCTCAAAGCCCGCAGCGCCCATAAACCCTGGCCGGGGCGGAAAACCGCGGCGCCGGCGGTGCCGTCGCCGTTGAAATCGGCGGGGACGGGGAAGTCGAGGGGATTTCCCCCGAAATAATACCGGGTTTGGGCCCGAACCGTCCAAAGACCGTAAGCCGAACGGTAGATGGCGGCTTGAGTGTATCCGGTGCCCCCGAAATCCCCGATGAGGGGCCGGTCGCCGGTGTTCCCGAAGTAGAAACGCGTGCTTTCACGGACGATCCAGAGCGCCGACCCGCGCCGGAAGACGGCGGCTTCGGCCCCGGTTCCTCCGGCCCAGTTTCCCGGCGCGGGCAGGTCGGCGTCGGTTCCGAAATAAAAACGGCTGGTCCCCCGCACCGCCCAGATCCCGTTGCCCGGCCGGAAAAGGGCGATATCGCAGGTTCCGTCCGCGTCGTAGTCCGCGGGGACGGGGCGGTCTCCATCGGTTCCGAAGTAAGTTCTGGTCAACCCCCGTATCAGCCAGAGGCCGGCCGGCGAACGGAATACGCCCAGCTCCGCGGTTTTGTCTCCGTCGTAATCGCCGGAGACCGGGATATCGTTGCGGTTCCCGAAGTAGGCGGTAGTGATTCCCCGGACCAGCCAACGGCCGCTTTCCGGGCGGAAGACCGCAATGTCGCTGGAGCCGTCCCCGTCGTAATCCCCGGAGTTTATCGGAGATAGGGAGTCCGGCGTGGGGGTCGGTTGAGGAGTGGGAATGGCGTAAGCTTTGAGCACCGCCATATGCTGCATGTCCGTGGCTTTGGAATCGCCTTTTTCCACCGGCGGAGGAAGGGGGGAATAGGTCCAGGAGTCGAATACGAGGCCTTCGCTCATCGTCCAAACATCGTCGATGGAGACCTCGGTATGGCGCGCCTCCAGAAGATTGTTGGGCATCAGCCAGTCGTAAGGTTTCGTCCGATCCCGATTGGTGTTGGAGTTCCCGGTCGTATCCACCGGGATATGGCCGCTGACGCTGAGAAAGTGGTTGAAAGCGACCAGCGCGTTCTCGGAGCGGTTCTGGACGTTGAGATCGCCGCCGACCAAAATATAGTCGTCGGGGTTGAAATTGGCGGCCACGTAGGATTCAAGCGCTTTGGCCTGATTTTCGCGGGTGTCGGCGTCGGCCGAAGAAGTCCCCGCCTTGAGGTGGACGCTGACGGCTTGGAGATTTTTTTCCCCCGGAATGTCGATCACCGCCCACACGAAATCCCGGTCGCTGACCGCGGAATCGTTCCACTGCCCCGCGCTCAGGATGGGGAAGCGGCTGATGATGCCGTTGGGAAGGCTTTCCCGGCTTTCCCGGTAATATTGGAATTCCTCCCCGAAGACGTCGTCGACGAAGGAATCGATGGAGCCATCTTCATAGTTGAATTCCTGGATGAGCACGATATCGGGCTGCAGGCCTTTCATGATGTTCATACCCGATTCCTGGTAGGCCTGATGGCCCCCGCTGGTCAGGTTGGCGGCCATGACCGTGAAAACCTCCGCGCGACCCGTGAGCGAAGACCACGAGAAAAAGACGGCGGACAGGGAAATGAGGAGAAAGAGTCTGCGGGGCATTTTTTTATTGCAAACACTCATCGGCTCTGTATATTTGCTCACGGCCATGGATTCTTCGTAACTTCATGGCTACCGGCGAGGTAGCTCAGTCGGTAGAGCAGGGGACTGAAAATCCCTGTGTCGACGGTTCGATTCCGCCCCTCGCCATGTCGCCGTTCCCGCCGGCCTGGATCCGCCAGCGGTCGACGTTCTGTTTCCGAAGTATCTTCTTTTATAATATACAACATCTTCCCTGTTCTCACCGAAGAGTTCCGCGCCGAGGTCGTTTTTTGTGCGGCGGACACGTGCTCCGATACCAGGCTCCGGACAGTTCCAGGCCGTTACGGGTCGAAAAAACCGGCGAATACCCCAGCTCCCGGCGCGCCCGTTCGATACTGAAGCTGTAATCCTTCATAACCTGAGCTATCCGGTATCGGGTTATCAGGGGAGGGGCGGCGGCTCCGGCGCAAGCGAACAGCTTTTCCAGAATGGTCCCGACCGCGAAAAGCGCTCCTGAAGGAAGCGAGCGCCCGGGCGGTTTCACCCCCAGCACCTTCGCGGCCAGGGCCAGAAACTCGGCCCAGGTCATGTCCCGGCCGTCGGTGACGTTGTAGGCCCGCCCGCTCGGGGGCTCCGCCGCCGCCGCGCTGATCACGGCTTCGACAAGATTGCCCACATAGCAGGGGGAAGTCAGGTGCCGGCCCCCGTCGGGGAAGAAGCTCATGCCGCGCTCCAGGGCTCGGAAAAGCGGGTACGTCATCGAAAAATCTTGAGGCCCGTAGACGTTGGAAGGTCTGAGAATGATCAACTTCAGCGAATCCTTGCCTTTCAGCAGCCGCGCTTCGGTCTCGGTCTTGGAGATACAGTAGGGGTTTTCGAAAGGCCGGGAGGGGCAGTCCTCGGCCAACCCCCGGTATCCGTGAAATCCATAGACGACCACCGAGCTGAAATGGATGAAACGGCTTACTCCGGCGTTCACGGCTTCCTCGAAGAGAGCCAGGGAACCCTCGAGGTTGGCGCGCCGAAAATCCCGGTAGCGCCCCCAATCCGAGGAAAGCCCGGCTACATGGACCACGGTGTCGAACCCGGTCAACGTTCCCCGGGGCAGATCGGGAAGCGAACAGCGTACGAACGCGTAATCCGCGTCGAGTACTCTTTTCAGGTCGGAAGTCGGGCGGATCATTCCCACCGCGTCCCATTCCTCGGCCCCATGGAACCGGCGCAGGACATGGGAGCCGATGAAACCGCTGGCGCCGGTAATCAGAACTCTCTTTTTTCCTGGAGTCTTGCCCATCCGTACGATTCCGGGTTATCCTTTGCAGGCATGGTCCGATAAATTTTCACCATAGCACATAAACGGATCGACTGAAAATGACGGAACGACCGATCGCCAACCCGTTCCGGGGAATTCCCGGATATAATTGCTTCGGCTGCAGTCCGGACAACCTCCAGGGCTTGAAAATGGAATTCAGGGAGGAGGGGGAAACAGTGGTTTCCACCTGGGACCCGGCTTCTTATTTTCAGGGATACCTGAACGTGCTTCACGGAGGAATCCAGGCGGCACTGCTGGATGAAATCGCCTGCTGGACGGTATTCGTCAAACTTCGAACCGGCGGGGTCACTTCCCGTATGGAAATTCGATACCGTCACGCAGTTCCGCTGGGCGAGGGTCCGATTGCGATCTATGCCGGCGTCGAAGGCGTCCGGCGCAACCTGGCTCGGATATGGGGAAGAATTCATGACCACAGCGATAGGATCTGTTCCGAGGGGGTCGTCACCTATTTCTGCCTGAAACCGGCCCAGGCCGCCGAAAAGCTCCACTATCCCGGTTACGAGAAGTTTCTGCCGTGAGGGTAGTGTTTTTAGGAAGCGGAGGAGCCTTTCCCACGTCGAGGCGGATGACTTCCTCGGCGGTCCTGCTGCGCGAAGGGGAAATGTTCCTCTTCGATTGCGGAGAAGCCATGCAGTTGCAGTTGGCCCGTTCCCGATTGGGCTGGGCTCGGTTGAAAGCGGCTTTCATCACCCACCTCCATGGAGATCATGTCCTGGGAATCCCCGGGATTTTGATGACGATGGGGTTGGGGGAGAGGACGGAACCGTTTACCATCTACGGGCCGCCGGGCTTGGCCGAGTATGTCCGGCTCACCCGGCGGTTTCTGCGGTTCGGCGTTCCCTATCCCCTGGAGGTGAGGGAAACCGAAGGAGGGGTCCTGCTCGATAACCGGCAGTACAGCCTGGAGGCCGTTCCCGTCGAGCATCGGGTTCCGACCCTGGCTTACCGCCTGGTGGAGAAACCGCGCCCCGGCCGTTTCGATGTAGCTGCCGCGGAGAGACTCGGCGTCCCCCCCGGGCCTTTGTTCAAACGCCTGCAGGAAGGCGCCCCTGTCGTTACTCCCTCCGATACGACGGTTTTGCCCGAACAGGTCCTGGGCTCTCCCCGTCCCGGAAGGAAGTTCGTGTACATGGTCGATACCAGGCCCTGCCGTGAAGGGGTCGATTTCGCCCGGGGTGCCGATCTCCTGATTCACGATGCCATGTTCGACGACGAATTGGCGGATGAAGCCGTTCGCCGTCGGCATTCCACGGCCCGGGAAGCGGCCACGATGGCGGCTTCGGCCGGAGTTTCCCGCCTTCTCCTCACTCACATCAGCCCCCGCTATCAGGATATAAGCACGTTCGTAAGCCAGGCGAGGGAAGTATTCCCCGAAACCAGGGTGGCTCGGGACCTGGA encodes the following:
- the rnz gene encoding ribonuclease Z — encoded protein: MFLGSGGAFPTSRRMTSSAVLLREGEMFLFDCGEAMQLQLARSRLGWARLKAAFITHLHGDHVLGIPGILMTMGLGERTEPFTIYGPPGLAEYVRLTRRFLRFGVPYPLEVRETEGGVLLDNRQYSLEAVPVEHRVPTLAYRLVEKPRPGRFDVAAAERLGVPPGPLFKRLQEGAPVVTPSDTTVLPEQVLGSPRPGRKFVYMVDTRPCREGVDFARGADLLIHDAMFDDELADEAVRRRHSTAREAATMAASAGVSRLLLTHISPRYQDISTFVSQAREVFPETRVARDLDVYEIAFRQEE
- a CDS encoding PaaI family thioesterase, producing MTERPIANPFRGIPGYNCFGCSPDNLQGLKMEFREEGETVVSTWDPASYFQGYLNVLHGGIQAALLDEIACWTVFVKLRTGGVTSRMEIRYRHAVPLGEGPIAIYAGVEGVRRNLARIWGRIHDHSDRICSEGVVTYFCLKPAQAAEKLHYPGYEKFLP
- a CDS encoding NAD-dependent epimerase/dehydratase family protein — encoded protein: MGKTPGKKRVLITGASGFIGSHVLRRFHGAEEWDAVGMIRPTSDLKRVLDADYAFVRCSLPDLPRGTLTGFDTVVHVAGLSSDWGRYRDFRRANLEGSLALFEEAVNAGVSRFIHFSSVVVYGFHGYRGLAEDCPSRPFENPYCISKTETEARLLKGKDSLKLIILRPSNVYGPQDFSMTYPLFRALERGMSFFPDGGRHLTSPCYVGNLVEAVISAAAAEPPSGRAYNVTDGRDMTWAEFLALAAKVLGVKPPGRSLPSGALFAVGTILEKLFACAGAAAPPLITRYRIAQVMKDYSFSIERARRELGYSPVFSTRNGLELSGAWYRSTCPPHKKRPRRGTLR